One Meiothermus sp. Pnk-1 genomic region harbors:
- the rplA gene encoding 50S ribosomal protein L1 yields MPKHGKRYRALLEKIDPNKVYSIEEAAKLIPEIKSARFDETVEAHIKLGIDARKSDQNVRSTVALPHGTGRSVRVLAIAKGDKIIEARDAGADIAAGEEIIQEILAGRSDFDAVVATPDVMGAVGSKLGRVLGPRGLLPNPKAGTVGFNIAEIVREIKAGRIEFRNDKTGVVHAPIGKASFTPDKIAENLRAFIRAVEGAKPEGAKGTFLRSVYITTTMGPSIRVNPYA; encoded by the coding sequence ATGCCTAAGCACGGCAAACGCTACCGCGCTTTGCTGGAGAAGATTGACCCCAACAAGGTCTACTCCATCGAGGAGGCGGCCAAGCTGATCCCTGAGATCAAGTCGGCTCGTTTTGACGAGACCGTCGAGGCCCACATCAAGCTCGGCATCGACGCGCGTAAGTCTGACCAGAACGTGCGCTCTACCGTGGCCCTGCCCCACGGCACAGGCCGCAGCGTGCGGGTGCTGGCCATCGCCAAGGGCGATAAGATCATCGAGGCCCGCGACGCCGGAGCCGACATCGCCGCCGGGGAGGAGATCATCCAGGAGATCCTGGCGGGCCGCTCCGACTTCGACGCGGTGGTCGCCACCCCGGACGTGATGGGTGCGGTGGGTTCCAAGCTGGGCCGAGTGCTCGGTCCGCGTGGCCTGCTGCCCAACCCCAAGGCTGGGACGGTGGGCTTCAACATCGCCGAGATCGTGCGCGAGATCAAAGCCGGTCGGATCGAGTTCCGCAACGACAAGACCGGGGTGGTCCACGCCCCCATCGGCAAGGCCAGCTTCACCCCGGACAAGATCGCCGAGAACCTGCGGGCTTTTATCCGCGCGGTGGAGGGGGCTAAGCCTGAGGGCGCCAAAGGGACTTTTCTGCGCAGCGTCTACATCACCACCACCATGGGCCCCTCGATCCGGGTGAACCCCTACGCCTAG
- the rplK gene encoding 50S ribosomal protein L11, translating to MKKINAIVKLQLPAGKATPAPPVGPALGQHGANIMEFVKQFNAASASMGDAIVPVEITIYSDRSFTFITKTPPASYLIRKAAGIEKGSQKAGREKAGKITWEQCLAIAKQKLPDMNATDLEAAARMIAGSARSMGLEVTGVPHA from the coding sequence ATGAAGAAGATCAACGCCATCGTTAAACTCCAGCTTCCGGCTGGAAAAGCTACACCTGCGCCGCCCGTCGGCCCGGCTTTGGGGCAGCACGGCGCAAACATCATGGAGTTCGTCAAGCAGTTCAACGCGGCTTCGGCCAGCATGGGCGATGCCATCGTGCCGGTGGAGATCACCATCTACTCCGACCGCAGCTTTACCTTCATCACTAAAACCCCACCCGCTTCGTACCTCATTCGCAAGGCTGCGGGGATCGAGAAAGGCAGCCAGAAAGCCGGGCGTGAAAAGGCCGGGAAGATCACCTGGGAGCAGTGCTTGGCCATCGCCAAGCAGAAGCTGCCCGACATGAACGCCACCGACCTCGAGGCCGCCGCCCGCATGATCGCCGGTTCGGCCCGCTCGATGGGCCTGGAAGTGACGGGGGTGCCCCATGCCTAA